GGGCATGGTTGACTGCGTTGTCCTGCTGGTTGATGCCCAAGAAGGCCCGATGCCGCAAACCCGTTTCGTTACCAAAAAAGCACTGGCTTTGGGTTTGAAACCGATTGTGGTCATCAATAAAATCGACAAACCGAGCGCGCGTCCGAGCTGGGTAATCGACCAAACATTCGAACTGTTCGACAACCTGGGTGCAACCGATGAACAACTGGACTTCCCGATTGTGTACGCTTCCGGCTTGAGCGGTTTTGCCCGTTTGGAAGAAAACGGTACGGAAACCGATATGCGCGTTTTGTTTGAAACCATTTTGAAACATACGCCCGCTCCGAGCGGCAGTGCCGACGAAACCCTTCAGCTCCAAATTTCCCAACTTGACTATGACAACTATACCGGCCGCCTCGGTATCGGCCGCATCTTGAACGGCCGTATCCGCCCCGGCCAAACCGTTGCCGTGATGAACCACGAGCAGCAAGTGGCGCAAGGCCGCATCAACCAGCTTTTGGGTTTCAAAGGCTTGGAGCGCGTGCCTTTGGAAGAAGGCGAAGCCGGCGACATCGTGATTATCTCCGGCATTGAAGACATCGGTATCGGCGTAACCATTACCGACAAAGACAACCCCAAAGGTTTGCCGATGCTGAGCGTGGACGAGCCGACGCTGACCATGGACTTCATGGTCAACACCAGCCCGCTGGCCGGTACCGAAGGCAAGTTTGTGACTTCGCGCCAAATCCGCGACCGCCTGAATAAAGAATTGCTGACCAACGTTGCCCTGCGCGTGGAAGACACCGAAGATGCCGACGTATTCCGCGTATCCGGCCGCGGCGAACTGCACCTGACCATTCTGCTGGAAAACATGCGCCGCGAAGGTTTTGAGCTGGCCGTTGCCAAACCGCGCGTGGTGTACCGCGAAATCAACGGTCAAAAATGCGAGCCGTATGAGAACCTGACTGTCGATGTGCCCGACGACAACCAAGGCGCAGTGATGGAAGAACTCGGCCGCCGCCGTGGCGAATTGACCAATATGGAAAGCGACGGCAACGGCCGCACCCGTTTGGAATACCACATTCCCGCACGCGGCCTGATCGGTTTCCAAGGCGAATTTATGACCATGACCCGCGGTACCGGCCTGATGAGCCACGTTTTCGACGATTACGCCCCGGTCAAACCGGATATGCCCGGCCGCCACAACGGCGTATTGGTTTCCCAAGAACAAGGCGAAGCAGTGGCTTACGCATTGTGGAACTTGGAAGACCGCGGCCGCATGTTTGTATCGCCGGGCGACAAAATCTAC
The nucleotide sequence above comes from Neisseria animalis. Encoded proteins:
- the typA gene encoding translational GTPase TypA, whose amino-acid sequence is MKAIRNIAIIAHVDHGKTTLVDQLLRQSGTFRDNQQVDERVMDSGDIEKERGITILAKNTAIEYEGYHINIVDTPGHADFGGEVERVLGMVDCVVLLVDAQEGPMPQTRFVTKKALALGLKPIVVINKIDKPSARPSWVIDQTFELFDNLGATDEQLDFPIVYASGLSGFARLEENGTETDMRVLFETILKHTPAPSGSADETLQLQISQLDYDNYTGRLGIGRILNGRIRPGQTVAVMNHEQQVAQGRINQLLGFKGLERVPLEEGEAGDIVIISGIEDIGIGVTITDKDNPKGLPMLSVDEPTLTMDFMVNTSPLAGTEGKFVTSRQIRDRLNKELLTNVALRVEDTEDADVFRVSGRGELHLTILLENMRREGFELAVAKPRVVYREINGQKCEPYENLTVDVPDDNQGAVMEELGRRRGELTNMESDGNGRTRLEYHIPARGLIGFQGEFMTMTRGTGLMSHVFDDYAPVKPDMPGRHNGVLVSQEQGEAVAYALWNLEDRGRMFVSPGDKIYEGMIIGIHSRDNDLVVNPLKGKKLTNVRASGTDEAVRLTTPIKLTLEGAVEFIDDDELVEITPQSIRLRKRYLSELERRRHFKKD